The Dendropsophus ebraccatus isolate aDenEbr1 chromosome 3, aDenEbr1.pat, whole genome shotgun sequence genome includes a region encoding these proteins:
- the IER3IP1 gene encoding immediate early response 3-interacting protein 1 — protein sequence MAFTLYTLLQAALLCVNAVAVLHEERFLSKIGWGADQGIGGFGEEPGIKSQMMNLVRSVRTVMRVPLIIVNSVTIVLLLLFG from the exons ATGGCGTTCACTCTGTATACGCTGCTGCAGGCCGCTCTGCTGTGTGTGAACGCTGTGGCTGTGCTGCATGAGGAGCGGTTCCTGAGCAAGA TCGGCTGGGGGGCAGATCAGGGGATCGGAGGTTTCGGAGAAGAACCAGGAATCAAGTCCCAGATGATGAACCTGGTGCGCTCAGTGCGGACGGTGATGAGAG TTCCCCTGATAATCGTCAACTCGGTAACCATTGTGCTGCTTCTCTTATTTGGATAA